DNA from Mugil cephalus isolate CIBA_MC_2020 chromosome 5, CIBA_Mcephalus_1.1, whole genome shotgun sequence:
GGATAGGAGTTTCCACAAAGCCCTTAGTTTGTTCCTAATAGTGCTACACATGGTACTACATTACAAGAAGCTGTGACTCTAAAGTTGTTGTTTCATTGTTAAAAAGtgactttaacctcctgagagcctgcgtcctcatatggggacattagggtTTTAGGTCTGTGGCAGCTTTTTCTGCTTcgtttaaacttttatcctcttaactagataTTAGTCAGTGTAAAAACATTCTACAGCCGATCACGTACCACAAGttgacaaggtacaaaacctcatcagatgTTACAGTTTAAACTTCTTTGTgctctagtttaatatgacacgcATATTCTATCAGTAGTAAAGAGCTATAACTTGTCCtcgattgaggacattgggatttcattatttgcgattctgcttttgcacagccaCGTTCAGACATGAAAGTTCACACTTTAtcataatattgagtgaaatagtccctgtgtccacacatgaggacaattttttttctccaaaaactacttcctgttcaaagacgctCAAAAgagatgtttagtttttgtagttcttaggtcctactaattcCAAATAAAGAgcaatggagaaattaaaaatgcataccaaacaaaaggtcaggtctcaggaggataaactACTAGTataaacacagtgaaaaagtcACTCTTATTTTTGTCTGGTCTGCATCAAACTGTTTTGCACAGTCTGAGCATGATGACATTGAACTCTTGGTAAACTTAAACAACCATCACACCCACTCAGTGCTCTCTAACAGCTCTCACCCTGATGTAAAAGTCGCCGTTCTCGTCACCAGAGCGAATGCGGAAGGTGTTGTAAGCCCCAGCAGAAACACTGGTGGCCTGAATTTGGAAGATGTCGGAGGGGACGGAGCGCTCTGAGGTGATGCTCATGTAGCGGTGGACGATGGAGAAAGGCAGATCTCGACAGGCGGGCTTGCTGACGGGGCACACACAACggctggacacacacacagattgagTACAGTAAGTTCACATCAGGGCATCtatcacacagcagcagcagttcaaaAATCTGCCAGCAGAGGGAGTAATGTGACTGAGAGGAAAGCTCCTTAAATCTAAACAAATATTGAACAGTAGCCATTTTCCCCTCATGTTTttctaaaacacattttatacgACCAAATCATGTGGGATCTGTTAATAGTGACCCACACCTGTTATACCAAGCCAGCACTTGTTCACGACTGTGATAGTTTTCTTATTGCACTGGAACGTGTTCAAAAGAAAAGGTTGCAAAGTTGGACTCATATGTGGAAAAAGTAATTGGGGTAATCTTGCAGTTGGAGCTGCACTCAGCACAGGGGCTGATTATACTCTGATGGCCAGCACATATTTGAGTAATTGGGAAAAggtgtgtggaagtgtgtgtttgtgtttcagcacacacacacacacacacacataagcttTCATAAGGTGTCACTCACTTCTCAGACACTTGTATGTAAGGGTCTTGGCAGCGGTTGTTGTCCACACACTGGTATCGTCCATGGATGTTCACACAGGTCTGTTTCTCCGTACACTGATGTTCACCTGTCTCACACTCGTTTATATCTGCAGAGGACAAACAGCTTGGTGTGTTTCACCCAACGGGACGAGAATGGAGCCACTACCAAATTGAACATGCGCTGACTCAGTGCAGCGTTTGTGAGTCTTGAGGGAACATAGAGGAAGGTGTTCGCTTTCGGAGGAAATGGAGGAGGGTGTGCTTACCCTGGCACATTCGGGTGCCCAGCAGCTGGTATCCGTCTGGGCACACGCAGGAGAACTTCCCCGGTTCGTTGACACACTGGAACTGGCACAGGTAACTGGAGTAGCTGCACTCATCAATATCTGACAAGTTACCAGTTTGggttttattaattattcaacaatgaacagaaacagagcacAAAAGGATCGAGCTTTGATCCTCCATTAAAGGCAAGAATGAGTCTCTCACCGTTACACGCAAAGCCATCAGGCCCGAGCTCGTAGCCCTGATCACAGCGACAGAGGAAGGTGCCGTACGTGTTGTAACACCTCTGAGAGCAGGGGGCGCCCATCTCGCATTCGTTCACATCTGcaaggagggaagaaggagaataCACTTCTTAGTGCTTCATAACTGGCCAGAGCGTGCAAAAAAAACCTTTACAGAAAATCAGAATAATAGCTCCAATAAATGTGATGCCCTTGAAAACAGGTTTTCTCAATCTGCTTGTTCCAAAAAAGCCAAGAGGTCTGACATTCTTCTGCCAAAACTGAAACTGTTTTGgttacactaaaaaaaacaaaacaaataagacGAGCTCTGTCGGATAAAAGCTGATGTcaacatctgttcatctgtccCAAATAAAATGTAGCAGTAGGGAATCAATTTGTGGTGGCAGTTGTGGTgtatgttttagtgttttatgtcACTTGATGAAGAAACAGATTAGGAGATATTCTGTGTTGAACCTCCTAATAaatatttcttgtatttctttgtcACATCacaacatgaatatttaatgttattgttttcattttttgttcagtGAGAGAAGAGCTAAGAGTTTATTGAGTCTGACATTGTTGAGTGCAGCTCTGTGAACTATTCACTGCTGAAGTTCACAACAGTCTAAGACATTTAAGGTGaagatttcacacacacacacacacacacacacacacatatatatatatgaatgaaacaataaatacatatgtaACCTAACATCGGTAATTAACAACACTCTTCATTATCAGTTAAACTCTATTGAATTTAAGCCAaaaaggatgatttttttttgttttttttagaaaaatttTTGTAATTTCAGTTTATTATACATGGTGATTGTTATATCCATGTGTTTGTAATCTAGTTTTAGGCTTTTGGACAGAATAAGCTACATCTTATTGATTATTTCAAACAATAAACCTCTTATTAAAGTAAATTACAGCcatatttagtttatattttacaGATTAACCTTCCAAATGGTGTATAATGTAATTTATAATAGTTACACTAACTTATAAATATTACAGAGATCAGCAGCTCCTTTGttgtaaaaggtaaaataaagcACTAATGATAGTCTAAATATTATCAAAAAAAGCTATAGGCCGAccttaaataaaaacctcatTCGACCTCTCATCAACAGAACTGATCTGTCTCTTTAAATTCTTTCTAAATGTCCCTGAGGGGAACAGAGATAGATGCCTACataacatacaaaaaaacatttcctcgTATCTGTCAGTAATTTATTCACAGAAATGTTTCTGATATTCTTAAGCATCAGAAATAATAACTATGttacataatatataatgttACTTTATTGCAGCCATTATTATGAGATAACGAGTACTTTTACTTCTAATACTTTCATATCTTTATGTAAGGAGGATTATGAATGTAGGATTTTACATGAGTGGAGGCTTGTACTGTCACAAATTTACTCCTGCATAAATTATATTAGATACTCACCAATGCAAGATCGGTTGTTTCCTGCCAGTTGGAAACCAGGTTCACACTGACAAGAGAAGGAACCGGGGACATTGACGCAGCGGTGCTGGCAGTATCTGTACCTGCACTCATCGATGTCTGACAAAGAGAAATGGCTTCAGAGGGATTCCTGCAGGTTTTTAAAGCTCCAACAAACAAACTTCACCTCAAGACTGTTTCCCAGAAAATGTCCTTATTTATGTTGGGCTACACTAACCACAGGAGAAACTCATAATGTCTCACCGATGCACTCCGTGCCAACCTTGCGGTAACCGTCCGGACACTGACACGTGAAGGCCCCCAGCGTGTTGATGCACTGCTGGCTTGGCTGGCAGTCATGTTCGTCTCGCTCACACTCATCgacatctgtgtttgtgggtgaagtgagacagagagaacaCGTCACGACTGACAGATACAGATACGGTGTGAGTGAGGGCGACGGCGTCTTTGTTCCCCTCGCTTGCACCCGGGAGCTGAGAATGCGCTGTGTTGAGTCATGTTTGCTGCCTCGTGCAGGCCAGATGAACACCTCGCCGTCCCTCAGCGCAAGTAGGATATCGCCGCAAGTCAGCTTCTTAAAATGCAGCAGCTGTCTTCGTGTGAAATCTCCCAAATTCCTACACTGCCTGTCTTCGCCCCGTGGACTCATACTcactcacacccacacagatTGCACCAACACGCTGCCTCCAGTCCCAACACCTGCTCGCGGCCACCTGTCTCTCACAATCTGTGGCCGCCAACAATAAAtttacacaataa
Protein-coding regions in this window:
- the efemp2a gene encoding EGF-containing fibulin-like extracellular matrix protein 2a; this translates as MQGACVSILCVCICVSVLLRSAISQQHTEGDTYTECTDGYHWDPQTEHCKDINECETIPDACKGEMKCFNHYGGYLCLPRSASVIPAPEPHIVPTEPFNPCPLGYEPHGDSCVDVDECERDEHDCQPSQQCINTLGAFTCQCPDGYRKVGTECIDIDECRYRYCQHRCVNVPGSFSCQCEPGFQLAGNNRSCIDVNECEMGAPCSQRCYNTYGTFLCRCDQGYELGPDGFACNDIDECSYSSYLCQFQCVNEPGKFSCVCPDGYQLLGTRMCQDINECETGEHQCTEKQTCVNIHGRYQCVDNNRCQDPYIQVSENRCVCPVSKPACRDLPFSIVHRYMSITSERSVPSDIFQIQATSVSAGAYNTFRIRSGDENGDFYIRQINNISAMLVLARAVSGPREYTLDLEMVSVNPLVSYQGNYQTSSALRLSIYVGPYTF